TGCATAAAAAAACTTTGTCACCATCTTGCAAGTAGCGGTGCAAACGAAATGAGCTGAGCCCGAGCTCGTTTAATTTATGAGAGGTCGAGTCCAGCTTGGTTTATGtttaaagctcgagctcggctcacaagtagtttttcaagctcggctcgtttattatttattatataatttatattaattatagtcattatttttcatatatttataaaTAGTATTATTACCatttaaatatatgtttaatatattaattaaataaatataaataatgaGTTTGTTTAGGCTTGCGAGTTGTGAAGCTCGTGCTCGggcttgtttagtaaacgagcttATTTTTAGGCTTGGTACAGGCTCGAGCTTGTTTAAGCTCGACTCGTTTCAAAGTTTTTTCGAGCTAAACTCGGGTAGCTCGCAAGTAGTTTGGCTCACTTACACCCCTCCTGTATTTTTCACCGACTGTATCACTCACCGGTACCCGCCCGGCCGCCCTCTAGGTGTGTCCCTGTGACAGACAAAAATACATTGCCCTCTGTGTTAGCCAAAAGTTGTTTAAAATGGCAAGAAATAATGACAGAAATGAATAACAGTTAGTGGTTGCACCAAAACCCTCTTTTGGTTCAGTTAGACCAGGTTGCCTAATTAAGattcttttttattataataattaattaatacatACACGTGTCAGTTTCACCAATAGTTTATGTAGATTTCTACCGGTCATAATAACTACTGTAATAGTAATAACTAATAACAATTACAAGACAAGATTTTGTAGCTGAACAACAttgtttgaaaacaaatcaattATTGCAATTTTATTAGATGATGTTGACCTTGTATTTATAAATAGTAATAAGGTGACAGATTTTCCTTAAATGGTTGAGAAGGACAAGTAAGTAAACCAACCCTAACCAAAACTCAATATTAACTAATTGTCTAATTAGTGATAGTCCCTAGTGATTAAACCACCTCTTTGAATTGCTTGACCcaacccaacccgacccgttttAATCTAATATATGACCCGAGTTGACTCAACGGGTCTAAATCATTACAGTCCCGCTTACTACTTTATTGTGTGATCCAAGCTTGATGCGTCGTTGTGGCCCTTGTTGTTCTAATCCATAACTTTATACGTTTAGGCCGCGCTCGTTTTAACATTGCAATTTTATTAATACTAAATGGACACCTATGTACCAGATCCATGCAACAATAAATAATCAGTGCATGTTtcatgttaaaaaaataataagacTAGTGGTTGCACCAAAATCAACCAAGCTTTCTCTTATTCTAACTTCACTATTGACTTAAAACCTAACCCCATAACAAACTATGTCTATATATACCACTCTTTACCACCATCTAATCACAAAACATATCTTAtcacttaaagtgtttaaaagcAATATCCACATGATGTCGATCTCTCGGGCTCTTTTGCTGAGCCTTTTTGTATCCTTTGCTTTTACTACATTCGCCGAAATACATAACTATGAGTTCAAAGTAAGCTGATTCTCAAGTTATAAGTTTTTCATTGGTTCATTAATAATGATTCGTATTGCTTTGTTTGTTTGTCACAGGTTCAAGAACAAGCAGCAACAAGACTATGCAAAAACCATAGAATCGTCAACGTTAACGGCCAATTCCCAGGACCGACTATAAACGTACAAAACGGGGATACCCTTTTTGTTAAAGTCACAAATGCTGCTCCTTACAATGTCACTATCCATTGGTAAAGTTCTATCATTTACATGCATTTCCAATAGTGTTAGGACTGTTGCGACTGATGCTATAATGGTTTCGTTGTCCTTTTCAGGCATGGATTACGCCAACTGCGAAACCCTTGGGCTGATGGGCCTGAATTTGTGACCCAATGCCCAATCCGACCAGGAGGAAGTTACACATACAGGTTCACCATCACAGACCAGGAGGGAACATTGTGGTGGCATGCTCATAGCCGATGGCTACGTGCTACGGTCTATGGTGCACTTGTTATCCGTCCTAAGTCTGGTTCTTCGTACCCCTTTCCAAAGCCCACAATCGAGTTTCCTGTTATTCTAGGTACTTACGTTTAACTAACTTTTGGTCTTTGATTAATTTTTTGATTTAACGAATCGTTTTGTTCATCGATGATGCATATAGGCGAGTGGTGGGACCGAAAAGTGATTAGTGTTCTACGCCAAGCATTATTCAGCGGTGCAGCACCGAATGTATCGGATGCTATCACTATTAACGGGCAACCTGGTGATCTTTTTCGATGCTCGAGCCAAGGTACTACAAGGCTTTCAGTGAAAAAAGGAGATACAGTTCTTCTTAGGGTCATCAATGCTGCACTCAATCAACAGCTCTTTTTCAGTGTGGCTAACCACAAACTAACTGTGGTTGCCACCGATGCGGTTTATACCAAGCAATTCACAACCAATGTCATCATGGTCGGGCCGGGTCAAACCACAGATGTCCTCCTGACCGCTGACCAGCAGCCGGGGCGCTATTACATGGCTGCACGCGCTTATGCAACTGCTCAAAACGCGCCTTTTGATAACACCACCGCCACCGCTATCTTAGAGTACAAATCCGCAACTTCACAACCAATTTTACCACAACTTCCAGCTTATAACGACACCAACACAGTCACCGCATTCTCAAACCAAGTAAAGAGTCCTGGGAAAGTATCAGTCCCTACGAAAATAGACGAGAACCTGTTTTTCACAATGGGGTTCGGGTTCTTTAACTGCACTCCTGGACCTAGATGTCAAGGGCCTAACAACACACGGTTTGGTGCTAGCATGAACAATGTATCCTTTGTACTTCCGAACCGCGTGTCTTTACTTCAAGCTTACACACAAAGGATTCCAAACATCTACACAACAGACTTTCCACCTGTTCCACCATTGCAATTCAATTACACTGGCAATGTCCCTCGCGGGCTGTGGCAGCCCGTTAAGGGGACAAAACTTTATAAGCTAAAGTTTGGTTCTAGTGTGCAGATTGTGTTGCAAGATACATCCATCTTCTCAACTGAGGACCATCCAGTTCATCTTCACGGA
This genomic stretch from Helianthus annuus cultivar XRQ/B chromosome 8, HanXRQr2.0-SUNRISE, whole genome shotgun sequence harbors:
- the LOC110873231 gene encoding laccase-3 — its product is MMSISRALLLSLFVSFAFTTFAEIHNYEFKVQEQAATRLCKNHRIVNVNGQFPGPTINVQNGDTLFVKVTNAAPYNVTIHWHGLRQLRNPWADGPEFVTQCPIRPGGSYTYRFTITDQEGTLWWHAHSRWLRATVYGALVIRPKSGSSYPFPKPTIEFPVILGEWWDRKVISVLRQALFSGAAPNVSDAITINGQPGDLFRCSSQGTTRLSVKKGDTVLLRVINAALNQQLFFSVANHKLTVVATDAVYTKQFTTNVIMVGPGQTTDVLLTADQQPGRYYMAARAYATAQNAPFDNTTATAILEYKSATSQPILPQLPAYNDTNTVTAFSNQVKSPGKVSVPTKIDENLFFTMGFGFFNCTPGPRCQGPNNTRFGASMNNVSFVLPNRVSLLQAYTQRIPNIYTTDFPPVPPLQFNYTGNVPRGLWQPVKGTKLYKLKFGSSVQIVLQDTSIFSTEDHPVHLHGYHFYIVGQGFGNFNPSSDPANFNLVDPPQRNTIDVPVGGWAAIRFVADNPGVWLMHCHIDTHLAWGFAMAFIVENGVGELETLLPPPSDLPRC